A genomic window from Carassius carassius chromosome 29, fCarCar2.1, whole genome shotgun sequence includes:
- the slitrk2 gene encoding SLIT and NTRK-like protein 2, whose amino-acid sequence MLNNILLLSVLTVTSFPSKTDSRKTSKDICKNRCSCEEKENALNINCEIKGFTTVSHFQPPQNKISQLFLNGNFLTKISPNEFLNYGNVTSLHLGNNGLQEIKTGAFNGLKNLKRLHLNNNNLEIIREDTFSGLESLEYLQADYNYISAIEAGAFNKLNKLKVLILNDNLLLSLPNNIFRFVMLTHLDLRGNRLKMLPFAGVLEHIGGIMEIQLEENPWNCTCDLIPLKAWLDTISVFVGDIVCETPFRLHGKDVTQLIKQDLCPRRNPGDASHRAMQPPSDSQYQGPSPTLRPRVTPTRPPKASRPPKMRYRPTPRVTSSRDKHVFGPIMVYQTRSPVPMTCPSICVCTSQNPDSGLNINCQERKLQNISELQPKPSYPKKLHLTGNYLQTIYRMDLTEYSSLELLHLGNNRIAIIQDGAFENLTSLRRLYLNGNYIESLSQSLFAGLQSLQYLYLEYNIIKEILPYTFNSLHNLQLLFLNNNLLRSLPDNVFGGTMLTRLNLRNNHFSYLPVRGVLDQLSAFIQIDLQENPWDCTCDIVELKNWMELSSTSVVVNEITCDSPSKHAGRLLRSLRNDAICPETDEVPVTKPPTVMSSSTEVTPSSAVTPTDRMPEMPPEVPLSVLILGLLVVFILSVCFGAGLFVFVLKRRKGVDNIPSGTNNHLDLNSFQVQYGSYNADANADKSDNHVYNYIPPPVGQMCQNPIYMQKENEQVAYYRNLKELSFSTLDPKKEDPDRSPAFTISTVEFIDKQPCANREPELLYQNIVERAKDLPQSGPFSYNFCTLPKKSFIPPYETTRRHNQDRLNKTVLYGTPRKYAAQSKNEHPLLSNKLKTEPDYLEVLEKQTAMSQL is encoded by the coding sequence ATGCTGAACAACATTCTCTTGTTGAGCGTTTTAACAGTCACCAGTTTCCCTTCAAAGACAGACAGCCGCAAAACTTCCAAAGACATTTGCAAAAACCGGTGCTCCTGCGAGGAAAAGGAGAACGCATTGAATATCAATTGTGAAATCAAGGGTTTTACCACGGTCAGTCATTTCCAGCCACCGCAAAACAAAATCAGCCAACTGTTTCTGAATGGAAACTTTCTCACGAAGATAAGCCCGAACGAATTCCTCAATTATGGTAATGTAACATCTCTTCATTTGGGTAATAATGGTTTGCAGGAGATTAAAACAGGGGCATTCAATGGGTTAAAAAACTTGAAGCGTCTTCATCTCAATAATAATAACTTGGAGATCATTAGAGAGGACACTTTTTCTGGTTTGGAGAGTTTGGAGTATTTGCAAGCTGATTATAATTACATTAGTGCCATAGAGGCTGGGGCTTTCAACAAACTGAATAAACTCAAAGTCCTGATACTCAACGACAACCTTTTGCTCTCTCTACCTAACAACATATTCCGCTTTGTCATGTTGACGCATTTGGATTTAAGGGGAAACCGGCTGAAGATGCTGCCGTTTGCCGGCGTTCTAGAGCATATAGGTGGAATAATGGAGATTCAGCTGGAAGAGAACCCATGGAATTGCACTTGTGATCTGATACCCCTGAAAGCCTGGCTGGATACAATTTCAGTCTTCGTAGGGGATATCGTTTGTGAGACGCCGTTCAGACTGCATGGTAAAGACGTCACGCAGCTGATCAAGCAAGACCTTTGCCCCAGGCGCAATCCTGGAGACGCAAGTCATCGTGCCATGCAACCACCATCTGATTCACAGTACCAGGGTCCGTCTCCAACACTGCGGCCTCGAGTCACCCCGACGAGACCCCCAAAGGCCTCCCGCCCCCCCAAAATGAGATATCGCCCCACCCCCCGTGTCACATCCAGTAGAGATAAACACGTATTTGGGCCTATCATGGTGTACCAGACACGCTCACCGGTTCCGATGACCTGCCCGAGCATTTGTGTGTGCACATCGCAAAATCCAGACAGTGGATTAAACATTAATTGTCAGGAGAGAAAGCTTCAGAACATCTCTGAACTTCAACCCAAACCGTCGTATCCAAAGAAGCTGCATTTAACTGGCAACTATTTGCAGACcatatacagaatggatctgacagAGTACAGCTCCCTTGAGCTCCTGCATTTAGGGAATAACAGAATAGCAATCATTCAGGACGGAGCCTTTGAGAATCTCACAAGTTTAAGGAGGCTCTATCTGAACGGCAACTACATCGAAAGCCTGTCCCAGTCTTTATTTGCTGGGCTGCAGAGCTTGCAATATCTCTACCTGGAATACAACATCATTAAAGAGATTTTACCTTACACATTCAACTCACTACACAATCTGCAGCTATTATTTCTTAATAATAACCTGCTGAGATCCCTTCCTGACAACGTGTTTGGAGGTACTATGCTGACAAGGCTTAATCTCAGAAACAATCATTTTTCCTATCTCCCAGTGCGTGGGGTGCTGGACCAGCTCTCTGCCTTCATTCAGATTGATCTCCAAGAGAATCCGTGGGACTGCACCTGTGACATTGTGGAGCTTAAGAACTGGATGGAGCTGTCCAGCACCAGCGTGGTGGTAAATGAGATCACGTGTGACTCTCCATCCAAGCACGCAGGTCGGCTCTTGCGCTCCCTCCGAAATGATGCCATCTGCCCTGAGACTGATGAGGTTCCTGTGACTAAACCCCCCACTGTCATGAGCTCGAGCACTGAGGTGACCCCTTCTTCTGCCGTAACCCCTACGGACAGAATGCCTGAAATGCCTCCAGAGGTGCCCTTGTCCGTTCTCATCCTAGGCCTGCTCGTTGTGTTCATTCTGTCCGTGTGCTTCGGGGCAGGTTTGTTTGTCTTCGTCCTCAAACGTCGCAAGGGAGTGGACAACATTCCCTCGGGTACCAATAACCATTTGGACTTGAACTCCTTCCAAGTACAGTACGGCTCATACAACGCGGATGCCAACGCAGACAAAAGCGACAACCACGTGTATAACTACATCCCTCCGCCCGTGGGTCAAATGTGTCAGAATCCCATCTACATGCAGAAGGAGAATGAGCAGGTGGCCTACTATCGGAACCTGAAGGAACTGAGCTTCAGCACTCTTGACCCCAAGAAGGAGGACCCTGATCGAAGCCCAGCTTTCACCATAAGCACAGTGGAGTTCATTGACAAACAGCCCTGTGCCAACCGCGAGCCGGAACTGCTTTACCAGAACATTGTGGAGAGAGCGAAAGATCTGCCCCAGTCCGGGCCATTCAGCTATAACTTTTGCACTTTACCCAAAAAATCCTTCATCCCCCCCTACGAAACCACCCGGCGACACAACCAGGATCGATTAAACAAAACCGTTCTCTATGGAACCCCCAGAAAATATGCTGCACAGTCCAAAAATGAGCATCCTTTACTATCCAACAAGCTTAAAACCGAGCCGGACTACCTCGAAGTTCTGGAGAAACAAACTGCGATGAGTCAGTTGTAA